A DNA window from Agrobacterium vaccinii contains the following coding sequences:
- a CDS encoding ABC transporter ATP-binding protein, whose amino-acid sequence MTNHALTVTNLSAGYGENLILEDLDLVVPEGKITVIVGANACGKSTLLRTMSRLLSPRRGHVLLDGKSIHSMPPKKLARTLGLLPQSPIAPEGITVADLVSRGRHPYQGILSRWSSADNDAVATALEATKTFELAERPVDELSGGQRQRVWIAMALAQQTDILLLDEPTTFLDISHQIEVLDLLVDLNHSRGTTIVMVLHDLNLAARYADHLVAMAKGRLHITGSPQDVLTQDHIREVFGLESRVIIDPTSGRPMMLPIGRHRMTDASLEELY is encoded by the coding sequence TTGACCAACCACGCCCTTACCGTGACCAACCTATCCGCCGGATATGGCGAAAACCTTATTCTGGAAGACCTCGATCTTGTTGTTCCCGAAGGCAAGATCACGGTGATCGTGGGTGCCAATGCCTGCGGAAAATCGACACTGCTGCGCACCATGTCGCGGCTTTTGTCTCCGCGCCGTGGCCATGTGCTGCTGGACGGAAAGTCCATCCACAGCATGCCGCCGAAAAAGCTGGCTAGAACTCTCGGGCTTTTGCCGCAGTCTCCCATCGCGCCGGAGGGCATTACGGTCGCAGACCTTGTCAGCCGGGGTCGCCACCCATATCAGGGCATTTTATCGCGCTGGAGCAGCGCGGATAATGACGCCGTGGCGACAGCACTGGAAGCGACCAAGACCTTCGAGCTTGCGGAACGCCCGGTGGACGAGCTTTCCGGTGGGCAGAGGCAGCGGGTGTGGATTGCCATGGCGCTTGCGCAGCAAACGGACATTCTGCTGCTGGACGAACCCACCACCTTCCTCGATATCAGCCACCAGATCGAGGTTCTCGATCTGCTTGTCGACCTCAACCATAGCAGAGGCACGACCATCGTCATGGTTTTGCACGACCTCAATCTCGCAGCACGTTACGCCGACCATCTGGTCGCGATGGCCAAGGGGCGCCTCCACATCACCGGTTCCCCGCAAGACGTGCTGACGCAAGATCATATCCGTGAGGTTTTTGGCCTTGAAAGCCGCGTGATCATCGACCCCACATCGGGCCGCCCGATGATGCTACCCATTGGCCGCCATCGCATGACCGATGCGTCTCTTGAAGAACTGTACTAA
- a CDS encoding iron-siderophore ABC transporter substrate-binding protein, translated as MLRFIRALAPFMALCLHLFFAASAAHAEGTSYPLVIKHALGTTTIEKKPQRVATVAWANHEVPLALGILPVGFAAANFGDDDGDGLLPWVAEKLKALGAEKPVLFDEGDGIDFEAVAATKPDVILAAYSGLSQADYDTLSQIAPVIAYPQSPWATDWREMIRFNSLGLGMAQEGEALIQRIDAEIADVVAGFPQLKNKTAMFVTHLDTTNLSTVNFYTANDTRVKFFADLGLTSPKSVKDATKPGQFASGVSAERVDAFDDVDILVTYGGQALFDAVKADPLLSRMPAIEHNSIVMLGRNPLGTAANPTPLSISWVLKDYAAMLAQAAEKSAGKP; from the coding sequence ATGCTGCGCTTCATTCGCGCTCTCGCGCCCTTCATGGCCCTGTGCCTGCACCTCTTCTTTGCAGCGAGCGCTGCACACGCCGAGGGCACATCCTATCCTCTCGTCATCAAACACGCCTTGGGCACCACAACGATTGAAAAGAAGCCGCAGCGCGTCGCTACCGTTGCCTGGGCCAATCATGAAGTGCCCCTGGCGCTTGGCATCTTGCCTGTGGGTTTCGCTGCGGCCAATTTTGGAGATGACGATGGTGACGGGCTGTTGCCATGGGTGGCGGAGAAGCTGAAAGCTCTAGGTGCGGAAAAGCCTGTGCTGTTCGATGAGGGCGATGGCATCGATTTCGAAGCTGTCGCGGCCACCAAGCCGGATGTGATCCTCGCGGCCTATTCCGGTCTCAGTCAGGCCGACTACGATACGCTGAGCCAGATCGCGCCCGTCATCGCCTATCCGCAATCACCATGGGCAACAGACTGGCGCGAGATGATCCGCTTCAATAGCCTCGGGCTCGGCATGGCTCAGGAAGGCGAGGCCCTGATCCAGCGGATCGACGCGGAGATTGCCGATGTCGTGGCGGGTTTTCCTCAGCTCAAGAACAAGACGGCCATGTTCGTCACCCACCTCGATACGACCAACCTCAGCACCGTCAATTTCTATACGGCCAATGACACACGCGTGAAATTCTTTGCCGATCTGGGCCTCACATCACCGAAAAGCGTGAAGGATGCGACCAAGCCTGGCCAGTTCGCTTCCGGTGTCAGCGCAGAGCGTGTCGATGCCTTCGACGATGTCGATATCCTCGTGACCTATGGCGGTCAGGCGCTGTTCGATGCAGTGAAGGCCGATCCGCTTCTGTCCAGAATGCCAGCTATCGAGCACAATTCCATCGTCATGCTCGGTCGCAACCCGCTCGGCACAGCGGCAAACCCGACGCCGCTGTCGATTTCATGGGTGTTGAAAGACTACGCGGCCATGCTGGCGCAGGCTGCGGAAAAGTCTGCCGGAAAGCCTTGA
- a CDS encoding phosphatase PAP2 family protein, whose product MATTRAYSFFIRSSLLASIAALSITSHALAFDGKTPSGAGYSVVVPTPSVAYPLPVAENYHNQTGKNAKGEAVNAYDDKQNPVINILTGFNRIWTLGDDAWANGGANGDGPKDYSRVKILDADIWAENMRYVLSVTGKNRTDAQALNAYLNDRRSQGYSVIEGLGPLAPWYREGSGATTTINHTLSDFNVNEVITKREDDKGAEAGTDTSDLKDFVAFMKLMRGPEGTTSPSKYFYSSPRPWRMNAKGEVIETGTETIGDKTFERYETEPDVTVPALRYARENRGRAKDGGFPSGHTNAAYLAAIAYAYAVPERFSELLTKASELGETRIEAGMHSPLDVIGGRITATAIAAAVLQDAKSADAKKLAHDEVQAYLTKRLPQGQTLQSFAHSADITIDPYADEAKNKVDFRNRMTYSFSRNTSAPRLAMVVPEGAEVLLETRLPYLDAAQRRAVLFSTGIESGYPLLDDSNGWGRINLVAAASGYGAFDGDVSVTMNAAAGGFNAQDRWTNDISGPGRLVKSGDGALALTGHNSYSGGTVVQDGTLTVGSRTALGTGSVNVSGGTLALGSEAVEITGDYSQTGGTLALDAANGPLQIKRQASIEGATLHLAFGQTTPTAGARFEVLSANALHGTFAKIDAGSVKIRPVYTGNSVSVIVE is encoded by the coding sequence TTGGCCACAACGCGCGCGTATTCCTTTTTTATCCGCTCCAGCTTGCTTGCATCCATTGCCGCACTCAGCATCACATCTCACGCATTGGCATTCGATGGAAAGACGCCATCAGGCGCTGGCTACAGCGTCGTTGTTCCAACGCCATCCGTTGCCTATCCACTGCCTGTTGCTGAGAATTACCATAACCAGACGGGTAAAAACGCCAAGGGCGAGGCCGTTAATGCCTATGATGACAAGCAAAACCCGGTCATCAACATACTCACAGGCTTCAACCGCATCTGGACATTGGGCGACGATGCCTGGGCCAATGGTGGCGCCAATGGCGATGGCCCCAAAGATTACAGCAGGGTCAAAATCCTCGATGCGGATATCTGGGCCGAGAACATGCGCTATGTCCTGTCCGTCACCGGCAAGAACCGCACCGATGCGCAGGCGCTTAACGCCTATCTGAACGACCGCCGCTCCCAGGGTTACAGCGTTATCGAAGGTCTTGGCCCCCTCGCCCCATGGTACCGCGAAGGGTCCGGCGCAACGACCACCATCAACCACACACTCAGCGATTTCAACGTCAATGAGGTGATCACCAAACGAGAAGACGACAAGGGCGCGGAAGCAGGAACGGACACGTCCGACCTCAAGGACTTCGTCGCCTTCATGAAGCTGATGCGCGGCCCGGAAGGCACGACGTCTCCCTCCAAATATTTCTATTCCAGCCCCCGCCCATGGCGCATGAACGCCAAGGGTGAGGTGATCGAAACAGGCACCGAGACCATCGGCGACAAGACATTCGAGCGCTACGAAACCGAGCCCGACGTCACGGTCCCCGCCTTGCGCTATGCCCGGGAAAACCGTGGTCGCGCCAAGGATGGCGGCTTCCCGAGCGGCCACACCAATGCCGCCTATCTCGCGGCAATTGCTTACGCCTATGCGGTGCCCGAACGGTTTTCCGAACTTCTGACCAAGGCGTCTGAATTGGGAGAAACCCGCATCGAGGCGGGCATGCATTCGCCGCTAGATGTCATCGGTGGCAGGATCACGGCAACGGCCATTGCCGCAGCCGTGTTGCAAGATGCGAAATCCGCGGATGCCAAGAAGCTGGCGCATGACGAAGTGCAGGCCTATCTGACCAAGCGCTTGCCACAGGGACAAACCCTGCAAAGCTTCGCGCACAGTGCTGATATCACCATCGATCCTTATGCGGATGAGGCGAAAAACAAGGTCGATTTCCGCAATCGTATGACCTATTCCTTCAGCCGCAACACCTCTGCGCCTCGCCTTGCCATGGTGGTGCCGGAGGGTGCGGAAGTCCTGTTGGAAACCCGCCTGCCCTATCTGGACGCTGCACAACGCCGCGCCGTGCTGTTCTCCACCGGCATCGAATCCGGCTATCCGCTGCTTGATGACAGCAATGGCTGGGGCCGCATCAACCTTGTGGCCGCAGCATCCGGATATGGCGCATTCGATGGCGATGTCAGCGTGACGATGAACGCAGCCGCTGGCGGTTTCAACGCGCAGGACCGTTGGACGAACGATATTTCCGGCCCTGGTCGTCTGGTGAAATCGGGTGACGGTGCGCTCGCGCTCACCGGCCATAACAGCTACTCCGGCGGCACCGTTGTGCAAGACGGTACGCTGACGGTTGGCTCCAGAACCGCGCTTGGCACTGGCAGCGTGAACGTCAGCGGTGGAACCCTGGCGCTGGGTTCAGAGGCTGTCGAGATCACGGGCGATTACAGCCAGACCGGCGGTACGCTCGCGCTCGATGCTGCGAATGGCCCTTTACAAATCAAGAGGCAGGCCAGCATCGAGGGTGCAACTCTCCATCTTGCTTTCGGGCAAACCACGCCCACTGCCGGAGCCCGGTTTGAAGTGCTATCAGCCAACGCGCTCCATGGCACATTCGCCAAAATCGATGCAGGTTCGGTCAAGATTCGCCCAGTCTACACCGGCAATTCCGTATCGGTCATCGTCGAATAA
- a CDS encoding FecCD family ABC transporter permease: MHSAIATSLTRNRTQQTRKRMRVIALLVVLIVAIFSLTLVLGQSFTPPMDVIRILLGHDVPGAGFTVGQLRLPRAALCVLAGLSFGLGGVAFQIMLRNPLASPDIIGISSGASAAAVFAIVVLSLKGPIVSVFAVAAGLGVALSVYALSSRNGVAGTRLILVGIGVSAMLESVIAYILSTAPAWSLQEAMRWLTGSVNGAQLSQVLPLLIGLVAFGSLLFSRQRDLEALRMGDDTAAALGVRVGVTRILVIIAAVGTIAIATAITGPIAFVAFLSGPIAARIVGANGSLLLPAALIGALLVLAGDYAGQFLLPSRYPVGVITGALGAPYLIFLIIRVNRTGGSL, encoded by the coding sequence ATGCATTCGGCGATCGCCACCTCCCTCACGCGCAATCGTACCCAGCAGACACGAAAACGCATGCGCGTGATTGCGTTGCTCGTTGTTTTGATTGTCGCAATCTTCTCGCTCACACTCGTGCTCGGTCAGTCCTTCACCCCGCCGATGGATGTTATTCGGATTCTGCTGGGCCATGACGTGCCGGGCGCTGGCTTTACCGTGGGGCAATTGCGCCTGCCGCGAGCCGCGCTATGCGTTCTTGCCGGTCTCAGTTTCGGTCTTGGCGGCGTGGCGTTTCAGATCATGCTGCGCAATCCCTTGGCCAGCCCCGATATTATCGGCATCAGTTCAGGCGCCAGCGCCGCCGCCGTCTTCGCCATTGTCGTGCTGTCGCTGAAGGGGCCAATTGTTTCGGTGTTTGCGGTTGCGGCGGGGCTTGGCGTAGCACTGTCCGTTTATGCGCTGTCTTCGCGCAATGGGGTGGCAGGCACGCGACTCATTCTCGTCGGCATCGGCGTTTCGGCCATGCTGGAAAGCGTCATCGCCTACATTCTCTCCACCGCGCCAGCCTGGAGCCTGCAAGAGGCGATGCGCTGGCTGACCGGAAGCGTCAATGGCGCACAGCTTTCGCAGGTTCTGCCGCTTCTGATCGGGCTCGTTGCTTTCGGGAGCCTGCTTTTCAGCCGCCAGCGGGATCTGGAGGCATTGCGGATGGGGGACGATACTGCCGCTGCCCTCGGTGTTCGCGTCGGTGTGACCCGCATCCTCGTCATAATCGCTGCCGTGGGCACGATCGCCATCGCGACCGCCATCACCGGACCGATCGCATTCGTGGCGTTTCTGTCGGGGCCAATTGCGGCGCGCATCGTCGGCGCCAACGGCTCGCTGCTGCTGCCCGCAGCCCTCATCGGCGCGCTTCTGGTGCTGGCGGGGGATTACGCCGGACAGTTTCTGTTACCCAGCCGCTACCCGGTTGGCGTCATCACCGGTGCGCTGGGTGCACCCTATCTGATTTTCCTGATTATCCGCGTCAACCGGACCGGAGGCTCGCTTTGA
- a CDS encoding low temperature requirement protein A, translating to MGQTMETSSMKTGSKWRLIRQADAEAGKPTFPELFFDLVFVFAMIQLSHTLAKDFGSTALLEAAIIILALWWLWVQITWLTNMLNTEAGLVRLFLFSMMFAGVLLAIALPKAFDDQSFTFALIYSGMQVMRSLFALYVFKGVAHENSLTFTRMAIWLGVSSIFWLCGGLAESLEWQIGLWAVAIGIEYAGPTVKYYFPGLKTGEHEKLHLSGEHLAERCALFVLICLGETILTTGQTATDHMNSSLSFIVFCAAFTSTVLMWWIYFHHGQEKASEKAEESAEPEKIAQTLFNYGHLPIVAGIILTAVGEDFSLSHSYEHSTWRESLAIVGGPILFLAGNIGVKIAASYVRPISHFVGIGVLIVLLLLQGMPLYALQIAAVTVLLLVAIWEYVALKKQAPDMA from the coding sequence ATGGGGCAGACCATGGAGACTTCGAGCATGAAAACTGGCTCGAAGTGGCGGCTTATCCGGCAGGCCGATGCAGAGGCTGGAAAGCCGACTTTTCCTGAACTATTTTTTGATCTCGTCTTTGTGTTTGCGATGATCCAGCTCTCTCATACCCTCGCCAAGGATTTCGGCTCTACCGCATTACTGGAAGCGGCCATCATCATTCTGGCTTTATGGTGGCTATGGGTGCAGATCACTTGGCTGACCAACATGTTGAATACGGAGGCCGGACTTGTCCGGCTGTTTCTGTTTTCGATGATGTTTGCAGGTGTGCTGCTTGCAATCGCGCTGCCCAAAGCGTTCGACGATCAGAGTTTTACCTTTGCCCTGATCTATAGCGGCATGCAGGTGATGCGATCGCTTTTCGCCCTCTATGTCTTCAAGGGCGTCGCTCACGAGAACTCGCTGACCTTCACACGCATGGCGATATGGCTGGGCGTCTCCAGCATTTTCTGGCTGTGCGGTGGCTTGGCCGAAAGTCTGGAATGGCAGATCGGTCTCTGGGCCGTTGCCATCGGTATTGAATATGCAGGCCCTACGGTAAAATATTATTTCCCCGGGCTGAAAACCGGAGAACACGAAAAGCTGCATCTTTCGGGAGAGCATCTAGCGGAAAGATGTGCACTCTTCGTGCTCATTTGTCTCGGTGAGACGATTCTGACGACAGGACAGACCGCGACCGACCATATGAACTCAAGTCTCAGCTTCATCGTTTTCTGCGCGGCCTTTACCAGCACGGTGTTGATGTGGTGGATTTATTTCCACCATGGGCAGGAAAAAGCATCCGAAAAAGCCGAGGAGTCTGCCGAGCCTGAGAAGATTGCGCAGACGCTGTTCAATTACGGGCATCTTCCTATCGTCGCAGGCATTATCCTGACGGCTGTCGGCGAAGACTTCAGCCTATCTCACAGTTACGAGCATTCCACATGGCGCGAGTCGCTTGCCATCGTTGGCGGGCCGATCCTGTTTCTGGCGGGAAACATCGGTGTGAAAATTGCGGCGTCATATGTCCGCCCGATCTCGCACTTCGTTGGGATTGGCGTGCTCATCGTTCTCTTGCTGCTACAGGGAATGCCGCTTTACGCGTTGCAGATTGCCGCCGTGACGGTTCTGTTACTGGTGGCGATTTGGGAATATGTGGCGCTGAAGAAGCAGGCACCCGACATGGCCTGA
- a CDS encoding helix-turn-helix domain-containing protein, with protein sequence MTYLHSMTSFTDGIRALGPARWRGLDGLISVFWDAEAHAGATGYYLSPDPRIVIFFNDVSSHILMSNRDGKTADAYRPMKKAIYVPAGVPLWTSFTSFHRFSHVDIHLHKDRMLKYLLPSVGSSVAASALRRPVEIQDTQAVEVLASLLVDELIHPAKHAIYAESLVGSIIAGLLDLREGHPEDNTNARLTQAQMNKLISVVNTRADRRMTVCEMAEIVGLSESWFANVFKLTTGKTPLQWQLSRRIDLARTMLTDSDLSVAAIAAQLGFSDQAHLTKTFRQVAGETPAAWRRMQRG encoded by the coding sequence GTGACGTATCTGCACTCAATGACATCTTTCACGGACGGCATCCGTGCGCTGGGACCTGCCAGGTGGCGTGGTCTCGACGGGCTGATCAGCGTGTTCTGGGACGCCGAGGCGCATGCAGGAGCAACCGGTTACTACCTGTCACCAGACCCGCGCATCGTCATATTCTTCAACGATGTCTCCTCGCACATCCTCATGAGCAACCGCGACGGTAAAACTGCCGATGCTTACAGGCCAATGAAGAAGGCGATCTATGTGCCCGCCGGGGTGCCGCTGTGGACCAGCTTCACATCGTTTCACCGCTTCTCCCACGTCGACATTCACCTGCACAAAGACCGGATGTTGAAATATCTGCTGCCGTCAGTCGGAAGCTCCGTCGCCGCCAGCGCGCTGCGCAGGCCGGTCGAGATTCAGGATACACAGGCAGTCGAAGTGCTAGCCAGCCTTTTGGTCGATGAATTGATCCACCCCGCCAAACACGCAATCTACGCCGAAAGCCTCGTCGGCAGCATCATTGCAGGTCTTCTGGATCTGCGTGAGGGGCACCCTGAAGACAACACCAACGCGCGGCTGACCCAAGCGCAGATGAACAAGCTCATCTCCGTCGTCAATACCCGCGCCGACCGCCGGATGACCGTCTGCGAAATGGCTGAGATCGTCGGTCTCTCGGAAAGCTGGTTCGCCAATGTCTTCAAGCTAACCACAGGCAAAACACCCTTACAGTGGCAATTGAGCAGGCGCATCGACCTTGCCCGGACCATGCTGACGGACAGTGATCTCAGCGTGGCAGCGATTGCGGCACAGCTCGGTTTTTCAGATCAGGCCCATTTGACAAAGACCTTCAGGCAAGTCGCAGGCGAAACGCCCGCCGCATGGCGTCGTATGCAGCGGGGTTAA
- a CDS encoding TonB-dependent siderophore receptor: MSIETTSANHGHARRRYRQAFLLGCTALVALAPVRLLAQEADAQGSGTVLETIVVQGAGGDSDAKTIVATNASSVSKMATDILDTPASVSVITAKEIEQRGATSVEEVLQYTPGVSTDFYGSDDRYDFFKIRGFDAYTYRDGLALGRPFGAAREETYAFERVEVLKGANSTSGVSDPGGSVNLVTKTPKSERFGEAYVTGGVNNRAETGVDFGDNITDDDTLSYRFTGKLRKADAEYDYSRDDQKFFMGGLTWRPTDSTTLTIVYDHINGDGVPGSGGHPVGSNFDRSRFFGEPDFNYRGTNRNTVSAMLDHDFGSGLRFGANARYSNTNTNFGYAYIATTPTSGSTTAGRAFFANEYSAEDFIVDAHLQYDTNFSDVESRTLLGVEYNSNSSTNDTYYGPAPGIDWTNPVYSGRPTSVPLYASTSSDDNSKALYLQQELTFAEKVIVSVGLRNDWINVDETDEMSGVSGKSSNSEFTKRVGVSYRAFEELAVYSSYAESVSPPSVGLDPETGKQVEVGVKYRPDAFPALFTASVFDLTRENYAVADPNTGVQYTVGQAKSRGFELEAKAEVTENINLTAAYTFLDTEIARNIGGVNVGNQLALVPEHMASVWASYTLEGNDSRGDMTFGAGGRYVGSYFYGDDNASGKKGTVVFDAAFSYKLQENTTLEVNASNVFNKKYVANGGFGADFYNPGREVWATLRHKW, translated from the coding sequence ATGAGCATTGAAACCACCAGCGCAAACCATGGCCACGCGCGTCGCCGTTACCGCCAGGCGTTTCTATTGGGTTGCACGGCCCTTGTCGCGCTGGCGCCAGTCAGGCTGCTTGCTCAGGAGGCTGATGCACAGGGTTCCGGCACAGTGCTGGAGACGATCGTAGTACAGGGTGCGGGTGGTGATAGCGATGCCAAGACCATCGTGGCGACGAATGCGTCGAGCGTCAGTAAAATGGCAACCGATATTCTTGATACGCCTGCGTCGGTTTCAGTCATTACAGCCAAAGAAATCGAGCAACGAGGCGCGACCAGCGTTGAGGAAGTGCTACAATACACGCCCGGTGTCAGCACGGATTTTTATGGCTCTGATGATCGTTATGATTTTTTCAAAATACGTGGTTTCGATGCTTATACGTATCGTGACGGATTGGCCTTGGGTCGTCCATTTGGGGCTGCACGCGAGGAAACCTACGCTTTTGAACGAGTAGAAGTACTGAAAGGGGCTAACTCTACGTCGGGCGTTTCAGACCCAGGCGGTTCCGTAAATTTGGTGACGAAAACGCCAAAATCCGAAAGGTTTGGAGAGGCATATGTCACTGGCGGAGTGAATAATCGAGCAGAAACCGGCGTGGATTTTGGCGACAACATCACCGATGACGATACTCTGTCCTACCGGTTTACGGGAAAGCTTAGAAAAGCGGACGCGGAATATGATTATTCACGGGATGATCAGAAGTTTTTCATGGGAGGCCTGACGTGGCGTCCAACTGACTCGACGACTTTGACTATCGTTTACGATCACATAAATGGTGATGGTGTACCGGGAAGTGGTGGCCACCCAGTAGGCTCCAATTTTGACCGGAGCCGTTTCTTTGGTGAGCCTGACTTTAACTATCGTGGCACGAACAGAAACACGGTCAGTGCCATGCTCGATCATGATTTTGGATCAGGACTTCGATTTGGAGCTAACGCTCGCTATAGCAACACGAATACAAACTTTGGTTATGCCTATATTGCGACAACGCCGACAAGCGGATCAACGACGGCCGGCCGAGCTTTTTTTGCTAACGAGTATTCTGCGGAAGATTTCATCGTTGATGCACATCTTCAGTACGACACAAATTTCAGCGACGTCGAAAGCCGCACGTTACTGGGTGTAGAGTACAATTCAAATTCCTCAACAAATGATACCTATTATGGACCTGCTCCAGGAATAGATTGGACCAATCCGGTCTATAGCGGTCGTCCGACGTCTGTTCCACTCTACGCAAGCACATCCTCTGACGATAACTCCAAAGCATTGTATCTTCAGCAAGAGTTGACATTCGCAGAGAAAGTCATCGTTTCCGTCGGTTTACGGAACGACTGGATAAATGTTGATGAGACTGATGAAATGTCAGGCGTATCCGGTAAAAGTAGCAACAGTGAATTTACAAAACGGGTTGGCGTCAGCTATCGAGCTTTCGAAGAATTAGCGGTGTATTCAAGCTATGCTGAATCAGTTTCCCCGCCGTCTGTCGGGCTTGATCCGGAAACGGGTAAGCAGGTCGAGGTCGGGGTCAAGTATCGGCCTGATGCCTTCCCGGCACTTTTCACGGCGTCTGTCTTCGATCTGACCCGTGAAAACTATGCTGTGGCTGATCCGAATACAGGCGTTCAGTACACGGTCGGACAGGCCAAGTCGCGTGGTTTTGAGCTAGAGGCAAAAGCTGAAGTTACTGAAAACATCAATCTGACCGCTGCCTATACGTTTCTCGACACGGAGATTGCTCGCAACATCGGCGGAGTCAATGTCGGTAACCAGCTTGCGCTCGTTCCAGAGCATATGGCCTCTGTTTGGGCAAGTTACACCCTGGAAGGCAATGACAGTCGCGGTGACATGACGTTTGGGGCAGGTGGTCGCTACGTGGGCTCTTATTTCTATGGTGACGACAATGCATCCGGGAAAAAAGGAACTGTCGTCTTCGATGCAGCCTTTTCTTACAAGCTCCAGGAAAACACGACGCTGGAAGTCAACGCCAGCAACGTGTTCAACAAAAAATACGTAGCGAACGGTGGTTTCGGGGCCGATTTCTATAATCCCGGACGTGAGGTCTGGGCGACCTTGCGACATAAGTGGTGA
- a CDS encoding FecCD family ABC transporter permease translates to MTFRYARQPARSAVIKRSNSVRSLWLLGLLGVLALLCILSVAIGTRDVAWVDIAAALGGRAENIGQAAVAVRIPRTVLALAAGAALGLAGAVMQGVTRNPLADPGILGVNMGASLAVVIGVAWFNIASANAFIWAAILGAGCSAVFVYTIGSLGRGGATPLKLALAGAATSVAFSSLVIAVVLPRNDIAGGIRSWQIGGVGGATFDRIFHVLPFLAVGFVISLLSARKLNSLALGDELAAGLGERVAIARAFSALGAILLCGATTAVCGPIGFLGLVVPHICRLLVGVDHRWLLPFSALCGAGLLLAADIIGRIVSRPAELDVGIVTALIGAPFFIWIVRRQRVRDL, encoded by the coding sequence ATGACCTTCAGATACGCCCGGCAACCGGCCCGCAGCGCTGTCATAAAACGCTCGAACAGCGTCAGATCGCTCTGGCTGCTGGGTCTGCTTGGTGTTCTGGCACTGCTTTGCATTCTGTCCGTGGCCATCGGCACGCGGGATGTCGCCTGGGTCGATATCGCGGCGGCACTTGGTGGCCGGGCAGAGAACATTGGTCAGGCCGCAGTTGCCGTGCGCATTCCGCGCACCGTCCTTGCGCTTGCTGCCGGGGCGGCTCTGGGGTTGGCCGGGGCTGTCATGCAGGGCGTGACGCGCAACCCCCTGGCAGACCCGGGCATTCTGGGCGTCAACATGGGTGCCTCTCTTGCGGTTGTCATCGGCGTGGCATGGTTCAACATCGCGTCCGCCAACGCCTTTATCTGGGCGGCGATTTTGGGTGCGGGCTGTTCTGCCGTGTTTGTTTACACCATCGGCTCGCTTGGCCGGGGCGGGGCAACCCCGCTCAAGCTGGCGCTGGCTGGTGCGGCAACATCAGTCGCCTTTTCCTCGCTGGTCATCGCGGTCGTTCTGCCGCGAAACGATATCGCAGGTGGCATAAGGTCGTGGCAGATTGGTGGCGTCGGTGGCGCGACCTTCGACCGTATCTTCCATGTCCTGCCGTTTCTCGCCGTCGGCTTCGTCATCAGCCTGTTATCGGCACGCAAGCTGAACTCGCTGGCGCTGGGTGATGAACTGGCCGCAGGACTTGGCGAGCGCGTGGCCATCGCCCGTGCCTTTTCCGCACTCGGGGCGATCCTGCTTTGCGGGGCCACGACCGCCGTCTGCGGACCCATCGGCTTTCTCGGCCTCGTCGTGCCCCATATCTGTCGCTTGCTCGTCGGCGTCGATCACCGCTGGCTTTTGCCGTTTTCAGCGCTTTGCGGCGCAGGCCTGCTGCTCGCAGCAGATATCATAGGTCGCATCGTCTCGCGGCCAGCGGAACTGGATGTGGGCATCGTAACCGCGCTGATCGGCGCACCCTTTTTTATCTGGATCGTTAGACGGCAGCGGGTACGTGACCTATGA